A stretch of the Corylus avellana chromosome ca6, CavTom2PMs-1.0 genome encodes the following:
- the LOC132185596 gene encoding uncharacterized protein LOC132185596: protein MACLHDHSCEDHDCSSDWSLYKHVDLSKVTALNEAVQGSVKSVFKAWEQRLSSSGEHLESNEGDPELLVFIPFTSDVKIKSISIVGGADGTSPSKMRAFINRDGIDFSDAQSMQAIQEWDLAENLQGVLEYQTRYSKFQGVASITLHFPENFGGDTTQIHYIGLKGEATQLKRDVVATIVYELTPNPSDHK from the exons ATGGCGTGCTTACATGATCATAGTTGTGAAGATCATGATTGTTCATCTGATTGGTCTCTTTACAAGCACGTAGACCTCTCTAAG GTAACCGCTTTGAATGAGGCTGTTCAAGGAAGTGTTAAGTCAGTTTTTAAAGCTTGGGAGCAGCGCCTTAGTTCTTCTGGG GAGCACTTGGAAAGTAATGAGGGTGATCCAGAGTTACTTGTTTTCATTCC ATTTACATCAGATGTCAAGATCAAGAGCATATCAATTGTCGGTGGTGCTGATGGTACAAGTCCTTCCAAGATGAGAGC GTTCATCAATCGAGATGGCATTGACTTCTCGGATGCTCAAAGTATGCAAGCCATTCAG GAGTGGGATTTGGCTGAAAATTTGCAAGGAGTGTTAGAATACCAGACAAG ATATTCTAAATTTCAAGGTGTGGCAAGTATCACATTGCATTTTCCTGAGAATTTTGGTGGTGACACAACTCAGATACACTATATTGGTTTAAAAGGTGAAGCTACCCAG TTGAAGAGAGATGTTGTTGCAACAATTGTTTATGAGCTTACGCCGAATCCTTCCGACCACAAgtaa